Proteins found in one Pagrus major chromosome 20, Pma_NU_1.0 genomic segment:
- the LOC141015987 gene encoding myosin regulatory light chain 2, skeletal muscle yields MFEQSQIQEYKEAFTIIDQNRDGIISKDDLRDVLATMGQLNVKNEELEAMVKEASGPINFTVFLTMFGEKLKGADPEDVIVSAFKVLDPEGTGAIKKEFLEELLTTQCDRFTAEEMTNLWAAFPPDVAGNVDYKNICYVITHGEEKEE; encoded by the exons ATGTTTGAGCAGAGCCAGATCCAGGAGTACAAGGAG GCTTTCACAATCATCGACCAGAACAGAGATGGCATCATCAGCAAGGACGACCTCAGGGACGTGCTGGCCACCATGGGCCAACTGAATGTGAAGAATGAGGAGCTGGAGGCCATGGTGAAGGAGGCCAGCGGCCCCATCAACTTCACCGTCTTCCTGACCATGTTCGGCGAGAAGCTGAAGG GTGCTGATCCCGAGGACGTCATCGTGAGCGCTTTCAAGGTCCTGGACCCCGAGGGCACCGGCGCCATCAAGAAGGAATT CCTTGAGGAGCTCCTGACCACCCAGTGCGACAGGTTCACCGCTGAGGAG ATGACCAACCTGTGGGCTGCTTTCCCCCCTGATGTGGCTGGCAATGTGGACTACAAGAACATCTGCTACGTCATCACACAcggagaagagaaggaggaataA